A single window of Periophthalmus magnuspinnatus isolate fPerMag1 chromosome 9, fPerMag1.2.pri, whole genome shotgun sequence DNA harbors:
- the rsrc2 gene encoding arginine/serine-rich coiled-coil protein 2 isoform X1 — protein sequence MRAEATVLKKNDSGLQIMSASDSDCTDVNREGSPVAHRKSFTMEPNRSPRSSKRHHSRSRSRDRKRDRKHRRSGSRSKEARKRDHEKTSKSHKKAHDPDRLSVENGEERARRKERKTSRERSISRSLSQERRHHSKSKDKRRSRSRSSEKKKKARSRSGSRSKHRHQSRSRSKSRDRKKRLDKVRRRSRSHSASPPNFRGRNPAMDAQEALARRLERAKKLQEQKEKDLLEKQHQQHQEIAAAAAPTAAAAAAAAATTPGLDVAALLASGTQVTPQIAMAAQMAALQAKTLAETGIAVPSYYNPAAVNPMKFAEQEKKRKMLWQGKKEGDKSQTAELWEKLNFGNKDQNVKFRKLMGIKGDEEVEAAKPLNEDGLKTLQKQEEMFRNLDVQYEMARSQTHTQRGMGLGFSSSFSRGPEPM from the exons ATGAGAGCTGAGGCTACGGTCTTGAAAAAAAACGATAGTGGTTTACAAATTATGTCG GCCAGCGACAGTGACTGTACGGACGTGAACAGAGAAGGGTCTCCAGTTGCTCACAGAAAGTCCTTCACCATGGAACCGAACAGGTCCCCCCGGAGCTCCAAACGGCACCATTCCCGCTCACGCTCCAGAGACAGAAAAC GTGACAGAAAACACAGGCGCAGTGGCAGCAGGAGCAAAGAG GCTCGTAAGCGGGACCATGAAAAGACGTCGAAATCCCACAAAAAAGCACATGACCCAGATAGATTGTCCGTGGAGAACGGAGAGGAGCGAGCCAGGCGAAAAGAGCGCAAGACATCCAGAGAGCGCAGCATATCCCGGTCCTTGTCCCAGGAGAG GCGCCATCACAGCAAGAGCAAGGACAAACGGAGGTCCCGGTCTCGCAGCagtgaaaaaaagaagaaggcTAGGTCCAGGTCTGGCTCTAGGTCCAAACACCGGCATCAGAGCAGAAGCCGCAGCAAGAGCAG GGACAGAAAGAAGAGGCTGGACAAAgtgcgcaggaggagcagaagtcACTCTGCAAGTCCCCCCAATTTTAGAGGCCGAAACCCTGCCATGGATGCACAGGAGGCCCTGGCCCGAAG ACTGGAGCGTGCCAAGAAGCTCCAGGAGCAGAAGGAGAAGGACCTGTTGGAGAAGCAGCACCAGCAACACCAGGAAATTGCCGCAG ctgctgctcctacagcCGCGGCggctgctgcagctgctgctaCCACCCCTGGCCTGGATGTGGCTGCTCTGCTGGCCTCAGGCACACAGGTCACTCCACAGATTGCTATGGCAGCGCAGATGGCTGCTCTCCAGGCCAAAACACTGGCAGAGACTGGCATTGCAGTACCCAGCTACTACAACCCTGCTGCTGTCAACCCAATGAAGTTTGCAgagcaggagaagaagaggaagatgcTATGgcaaggaaagaaggaaggg GACAAGTCCCAGACAGCTGAGCTGTGGGAAAAGCTCAATTTTGGGAATAAAGACCAGAATGTGAAGTTCAGAAAGCTGATGGGTATAAAA GGGGACGAGGAGGTGGAGGCAGCCAAACCTCTGAATGAAGATGGTCTGAAGACTCTGCAGAAGCAGGAGGAGATGTTCAGAAACCTGGACGTTCAGTATGAGATGGCacgctcacagacacacacgcagagAGGAATGGGGCTgggcttctcctcctccttctcccggGGCCCGGAGCCCATGTAG
- the rsrc2 gene encoding arginine/serine-rich coiled-coil protein 2 isoform X2, which yields MRAEATVLKKNDSGLQIMSASDSDCTDVNREGSPVAHRKSFTMEPNRSPRSSKRHHSRSRSRDRKRDRKHRRSGSRSKEARKRDHEKTSKSHKKAHDPDRLSVENGEERARRKERKTSRERSISRSLSQERRHHSKSKDKRRSRSRSSEKKKKARSRSGSRSKHRHQSRSRSKSRDRKKRLDKVRRRSRSHSASPPNFRGRNPAMDAQEALARRLERAKKLQEQKEKDLLEKQHQQHQEIAAAAAAAAAAATTPGLDVAALLASGTQVTPQIAMAAQMAALQAKTLAETGIAVPSYYNPAAVNPMKFAEQEKKRKMLWQGKKEGDKSQTAELWEKLNFGNKDQNVKFRKLMGIKGDEEVEAAKPLNEDGLKTLQKQEEMFRNLDVQYEMARSQTHTQRGMGLGFSSSFSRGPEPM from the exons ATGAGAGCTGAGGCTACGGTCTTGAAAAAAAACGATAGTGGTTTACAAATTATGTCG GCCAGCGACAGTGACTGTACGGACGTGAACAGAGAAGGGTCTCCAGTTGCTCACAGAAAGTCCTTCACCATGGAACCGAACAGGTCCCCCCGGAGCTCCAAACGGCACCATTCCCGCTCACGCTCCAGAGACAGAAAAC GTGACAGAAAACACAGGCGCAGTGGCAGCAGGAGCAAAGAG GCTCGTAAGCGGGACCATGAAAAGACGTCGAAATCCCACAAAAAAGCACATGACCCAGATAGATTGTCCGTGGAGAACGGAGAGGAGCGAGCCAGGCGAAAAGAGCGCAAGACATCCAGAGAGCGCAGCATATCCCGGTCCTTGTCCCAGGAGAG GCGCCATCACAGCAAGAGCAAGGACAAACGGAGGTCCCGGTCTCGCAGCagtgaaaaaaagaagaaggcTAGGTCCAGGTCTGGCTCTAGGTCCAAACACCGGCATCAGAGCAGAAGCCGCAGCAAGAGCAG GGACAGAAAGAAGAGGCTGGACAAAgtgcgcaggaggagcagaagtcACTCTGCAAGTCCCCCCAATTTTAGAGGCCGAAACCCTGCCATGGATGCACAGGAGGCCCTGGCCCGAAG ACTGGAGCGTGCCAAGAAGCTCCAGGAGCAGAAGGAGAAGGACCTGTTGGAGAAGCAGCACCAGCAACACCAGGAAATTGCCGCAG cCGCGGCggctgctgcagctgctgctaCCACCCCTGGCCTGGATGTGGCTGCTCTGCTGGCCTCAGGCACACAGGTCACTCCACAGATTGCTATGGCAGCGCAGATGGCTGCTCTCCAGGCCAAAACACTGGCAGAGACTGGCATTGCAGTACCCAGCTACTACAACCCTGCTGCTGTCAACCCAATGAAGTTTGCAgagcaggagaagaagaggaagatgcTATGgcaaggaaagaaggaaggg GACAAGTCCCAGACAGCTGAGCTGTGGGAAAAGCTCAATTTTGGGAATAAAGACCAGAATGTGAAGTTCAGAAAGCTGATGGGTATAAAA GGGGACGAGGAGGTGGAGGCAGCCAAACCTCTGAATGAAGATGGTCTGAAGACTCTGCAGAAGCAGGAGGAGATGTTCAGAAACCTGGACGTTCAGTATGAGATGGCacgctcacagacacacacgcagagAGGAATGGGGCTgggcttctcctcctccttctcccggGGCCCGGAGCCCATGTAG
- the si:ch211-110p13.9 gene encoding uncharacterized protein si:ch211-110p13.9 — MSDVTYLTLPTWIGGSLNIRFIYLVNSTSFRLTECPYKGPAIPLYLGADLFSNTGIRTENHPRHHAKFAKKGLATKLHFSSVYRFHGLKVPTSNNSLWFYSVQGLFRIAFEFYSKQDQLSLLENFQDIWKSHINDDPLQKGYTFSQQLDLTVIGKEPGTKQSRINEPGSDILKPLEAVHTSMEAGDNSEDHNYCSHPYQCPETHPNLDLFFPSQKQIHRLGDKLPQIQPGQLKTVGLLLDLIDSYITDNLNEHNVTEAVMVLLQAKQWDEVYSSCLLSCIGRWLGQQFHKANSSISQKVEGFKLHHIDRINDLPPAEELTQELFPEAMRSLLLHWMGLSEEASVDKRHSECPILLLILEFANHNLITGVAHVLYSSLIYK, encoded by the exons atgtcagatGTCACCTACTTAACGTTACCTACATGGATTGGTGGTTCTTTGAATATTAGGTTTATTTACCTGGTGAATAGTACATCATTTAGGTTAACTGAGTGTCCCTACAAG GGTCCAGCCATTCCTCTGTACTTGGGAGCTGATCTGTTTTCCAACACTGGCATCCGCACAGAGAACCATCCCAGGCATCATGCCAAGTTTGCCAAGAAAGGATTAGCCACTAAACTACATTTTTCCTCTG TTTATAGGTTTCATGGCTTGAAGGTTCCCACCTCCAACAACAGCCTCTGGTTCTACAGTGTTCAGGGACTTTTCCGAATAGCCTTTGAGTTTTACAGCAAGCAAGACCAGCTTTCTTTGCTTGAGAATTTTCAG GATATATGGAAATCACACATAAACGATGATCCTCTACAAAAGGGCTACACCTTCAGTCAGCAGTTAGACCTTACAGTAATTGGTAAGGAACCAGGAACCAAACAATCTAGAATTAATGAACCTGGAAGTGACATTCTCAAGCCTCTTGAAGCAGTGCATACCTCAATGGAGGCTGGTGACAACTCAGAAGACCACAATTATTGTTCTCATCCATACCAATGCCCAGAGACTCACCCAAATCTGGACTTATTTTTCCCATCTCAAAAACAAATCCACAGGTTGGGCGACAAACTTCCCCAGATCCAACCAGGGCAGCTTAAGACTGTTGGACTGCttttagatttgattgacagctataTTACAGATAATTTAAATGAACACAACGTAACAGAAGCAGTAATGGTGCTcctccaggcaaaacaatgggACGAAGTGTATTCTAGTTGTTTGCTGAGCTGTATTGGGCGTTGGCTCGGGCAGCAGTTTCACAAAGCCAACAGTAGCATCAGCCAAAAAGTGGAGGGGTTCAAATTGCATCACATCGATCGCATCAATGACTTGCCTCCTGCTGAGGAACTGACCCAGGAGCTGTTCCCAGAAGCCATGAGAAGTCTGCTGCTTCACTGGATGGGTTTAAGTGAAGAGGCCAGTGTAGACAAGAGACACAGTGAATGTCCCATATTACTTCTCATACTAGAATTTGCAAATCACAATCTCATCACTGGTGTAGCCCATGTGTTGTATTCTAGTCTGATATATAAATAG
- the zcchc8 gene encoding zinc finger CCHC domain-containing protein 8: MAEVDFGDRELFEQLDDAAPSVNTHIRFTEENEKESELGVLRSRLEESDSLIQKLTEENKGLRRNLNVLMRPSGVTVDDVNVDGPVLQILYANNLISKKCRQEIEDAICSIIVKNQKIGSSIYYLKAQPSAFALEEDPHMLNFTNVKTTSESFKIVGSVQHFTTFSVDKLGQPLLNENSSMTDGWEVPVYQQIFNQVIGTNGQDIEMKDKRPKSMCFNCGSVGHQLRDCPKPKDMAAINERRKEFNQNSNQAMQGNRYHADEVEERFSKYKPGIMSEELLSALGIDNCSLPPLIYRMRQLGYPPGWLKEAEMEHSGLALYDGNVSNDGSSTEDPLRVSYDVSKLVDFPGFNVATPHKMKDEFMHYGSVPIQSNHMKENYAAYLSSNFPTPGAACNKRRHESDSSPQKRKKYSSSPDRSVTLSSDMDIESDPGTSYNSSGDFQFQAPPPPGSPCFSSPPPLPQGTPPATPTPPPLPKGTPPLTPPTNGSPALRGQGWVTLDQEGTTDELSLEELEEQQRLIWAALENADTATNSDCETPAIGTPTPSSPSVCSSAQVDNEF, encoded by the exons ATGGCGGAGGTGGATTTCGGCGATAGAGAACTTTTCGAGCAGTTGGATGATGCTGCTCCGTCTGTCAACACTCACATTCGCTTCACAGAGGAGAATGAAAAGGAGAGCGAGCTGGGGGTGCTCCGAAGCAGGCTGGAGGAGTCGGATAGCCTTATTCAGAAACTTACTGAAGAAA ATAAAGGATTGAGAAGAAATCTTAATGTCCTGATGCGTCCTAG TGGTGTTACAGTGGACGATGTGAATGTGGACGGACCTGTTCTTCAAATCCTCTATGCCAATAATCTGATCTCAAA GAAGTGCCGTCAAGAAATTGAAGATGCCATCTGCAGCATCATAGTAAAGAATCAGAAAATTGGGTCCTCCATCTACTATCTAAAAGCACAG CCTTCTGCGTTTGCTTTGGAAGAGGATCCACACATGTTAAATTTTACCAATGTAAAAACTACATCAGAATCGTTCAAA ATTGTTGGAAGTGTTCAACATTTTACTACATTTAGTGTGGACAAACTTGGACAGCCTCTTCTGAATGAAAACAGTTCGATGACTGACGGATGGGAGGTGCCAGT TTACCAGCAAATTTTCAATCAAGTCATTGGCACAAATGGGCAAGATATAGAGATGAAAGACAAAAG ACCCAAGTCCATGTGTTTCAACTGTGGGTCTGTTGGACATCAGCTGAGAGACTGTCCCAAG CCTAAAGATATGGCAGCAATAaatgagagaagaaaggagtTTAATCAGAATAGCAACCAAGCCATGCAGGGTAACCGTTACCACGCAGACGAGGTGGAGGAACGCTTCTCCAAATACAAGCCTGGAATCATGAG TGAAGAGTTGCTGTCTGCTCTGGGCATCGACAACTGCTCACTGCCTCCACTCATCTATCGCATGAGGCAGCTGGGATATCCACCAGGTTGGCTTAAGGAGGCGGAGATGGAGCACTCTGGACTAGCCCTGTACGATGGCAATG TTTCAAATGATGGCAGTTCGACAGAAGACCCGCTCAGAGTCTCATATGATGTGTCAAAGCTAGTAGATTTCCCCGGATTCAATGTAGCCACGCCTCACAAAATGAAAGAT GAGTTCATGCATTATGGCTCTGTTCCAATACAAAGCAATCACATGAAGGAAAACTACGCTGCATACCTGTCCAGTAACTTTCCAACG cCTGGTGCTGCTTGTAACAAGAGAAGACATGAATCGGACTCGTCTccacagaagaggaagaagtaCAGCTCCAGTCCCGACAGGAGCGTGACCTTGAGCTCGGATATGGACATCGAGTCAG ACCCAGGAACATCTTATAACAGCTCAGGAGACTTCCAGTTCcaggctccacctcctcctggcTCTCCGTGCTTcagctcacctcctcctctacccCAGGGCACCCCTCCTGCCACCCCCACACCCCCGCCCCTTCCCAAGGGCACCCCCCCGCTCACGCCCCCCACCAATGGCTCACCTGCACTGAGGGGTCAGGGCTGGGTGACACTGGACCAGGAGGGGACAACTGATGAGCTGAGCCTGGAAGaactggaggagcagcagagactGATCTGGGCTGCTCTGGAGAATGCAGATACAGCTACCAACAGCGACTGCGAGACCCCCGCCATCGGTACACCCACACCAAGTTCACCCAGTGTCTGCTCCTCAGCTCAAGTAGACAACGAGTTTTGA